From the genome of Triticum aestivum cultivar Chinese Spring chromosome 1A, IWGSC CS RefSeq v2.1, whole genome shotgun sequence:
gagggagtaggaggtAAAAAAATACTATAGAATTCACTTACTTTATTTCTTTTTGGCATGGCTGACCCGCGTGGTACAAACAATCAAGGGCTTGAGCGAGTTCTTCTTGCAAACCAAGGCAAAAGTGTGCTTTTTACACCATCTCATCTCATCAATCAAAGAAAAAACGGGGGAACCTGATCGGAACACGTCCGTGTCCGTACGTACATACGTCGGTCTTTttcctagtatatatatataataacagagCATCATTACAAAGGTAAACTCGATCGAAATCTGAAAAagaggcatggcggcggcggcactAAGGCTCGGTGGTCGCACGCTACTCCGGCGAACTCAGCAGTTGTCGGATCAGCGGAGGCGGCTCTTCTTCTCCAACACAAAGGTTTCTTATTCTTGATCTTATTATCCATAATACGTACATGTTGCATCTGGATCGATCTTGTGCTCGCTGTATCTGTCGATCGTGGAGATTACCTGAATTGCATTGGCGTTTGTTGGTGGCGCGCAGTTGCATGCCGCCACCCCGGAGGAGAAGAAGCTCCTGGCGTTTCGGCAGGCGGAGATCGACGGGAAGCAGGAGGAGCTCTACGACATGGTCTTCGGCTTGGTGAGCAAGTACGATCTCCATCTAAGAGACGGCCGGCGGTACAGGCTGTTGCTGGAGCGGCTCTCCGTCAACGTCGAACCCAGACCCAACGACCTCTATTGGtaacatacatatacatatataagtAAAGTTACACTAGTAAAACAGCGATAAGTAATATGAATCTGAATAAGTATAACATTATTGATATTTTGCTTTGATGGCCGAAACCATTAGGCGGCAGCGGCGAAGGATGGAGCTGGCCAAGCGTTTCGTACTGTTTGTGGGGGCGCACACCCTTTGTTTTTCGGCCGTGCAAGGTGTGTATCAAGTGAGCAAGGAGGTACGCGTGAAACGAAGGAACTGGGTCGACGATTGGGACGAGTGGTGGCATgggaacaagactttgtctcaccACTTGAACGACTGGTGGAACGGCCGCTAGCCACCTCAAACTCCATCCATCTGGATCGATCCATGCATGTACCACCCACTATACTACTACCTAGTTACAGCAATTCCTTTTCATCTTGCTCAACCACTTATGTACTATTAGCTAGCTGCCGCTGGTGTCTTTTTAGTTCTATATTTGTTGTACTGAACCAGTCGTAAGAGAGGGAGTTTTTAGTTCCATCTACCTAGTTTTTTTCTGCGTTGGAGCAATTCAGGTGTACTACACCCGAGAGTAGAAAACATTTTGTTATTTTTTGGTGAAACTTTGCAAATACCTAAAACATTTGTTCATGTTTGATGTCACAAAATATATAGTCAAAATTTGCGTGCAGTCAAATTGAGCTGATCAATTAGGGCTGTCATGTTTGTGGTCACAGGTGCTtggaatgtactccctccgttcctaaatatttgtctttctagagatttcaacaagtgactatataagaagcaaaatgagtgattctacactttaaaatatgtctatatacatccgtatgtgatagtccatttgaaatctctaaaaagacaaatatttagaaacggaggaagtatatgtGGTCGGCAGTTAAGTAAGGGCCGTGCCCCCCTAAACTAATCATGTACTAGCTGATTAGGGGCACACTCAGCCTGATGAGCCATGCAAAGCTCCTCCTCGTACCGTTTTATACTGGAAAAAAAACTTTCCAGATTGCTTCTTCTCCTGCCATGGGGTCAGCTCCATCCAAGTTGGCAAATCCTCCGAACAAAACATAAGCAAATTTATGCTCTGACCATAGGAGCAACAAAAAAGCATGGCAATGGCGGCAGAAGGAACCACTAATAAGCACGCCAGCAAAAAACACATCTACGCTGAGTGAATGGCACAGAACCACCAAAACTGTGACATCACATgtaaaaacacgttttttttgttGTTCTGCAATTTGCACCGCGCGTAAACATAAATCATATTGATTGGTTGCTTAGCCCGTTTTGACGCTGAAACTGGTAGGGCTGGCCTACTTTCACGCGCTGACATGGCGATTCGCAAATAGTGCATAATAAAAGGGTTAAATTTTAAGATAGCTGAGAGGATGAGGTTTCTTGATATGAACATGGTCATGGATGATTACAAGTTTGCACTCCATGAAAATGTTAGTTGGAAGGAGATGTTAAGTCGAACAAAATATCTTGTTGACATTCATACTTATTTCAAGAAGTTCCGAAATGTGAAAACTAGACATGTGCATTTCATAAAATCTTTGTGTTGCTTCTTGTTGTTGGCCTATTTTGTTTTGTGTGATGACCAActagagtcgaggacgactccatTTTCAAGAGGGGGAGGATGTGAGGACATGTCAACCATtgatacaccccccccccccccccgatatcaAAAGAGAAATCATAATGAttcgtgttaaacaaatacatgacCAGATGAATGCTAACTTAAGTTTATCTTGTAACTTTGATGACACAACTATACTTTCACCCCCCTTGTTTTTTGTTGAATTTAGGTATCACATGAaagaaatccaacaacctatgagaTATTGAAGAAAACGAGTTGAAGAAACAAAGTTgaagaaaacaagtttcaagtgaagatGTTGCTGTCGGTTTTTACCTCTAATCTTTTGATGTGTCACACCCATTTGAAGAAGAGATggggccataggggtacatcaaAAGAAGATGCATCAAATTTACTTTCCAACCCAAAATAATGGTGCATCATTTGGAGTTGTTGGTCAAAAATTATAGGCATTCTCGTGGAAGGTGTTTAGGTTATTAAGGCTTCACGAATTTCCGAGTAGCTCTCAACAACTCCGAAAGTGGACTGTTTTTTCCCACGAGGAAGCCGTGCAAAGCTAGTTACTTCTTGAACTTTTTCACACACGTAGCTAAGGGGCCTGTCCCTGCTATAAAACCACATCTCCCCCATCCTTTTAGAAACCTTTTGTCAAtccattcagctacaagcttatgcaacAAGACTGCTAGAGATTCGAGATATCCTtactacctttgctcttgtgagttcatcaGGGTTCGCGAGAAGGATCCTCTCGTTCCCCCTAATTCATTCTCCATGGTTTCGGCTGTTTTATGTGGGTTAATCCCGGTTTGTGGTTATGCAATTGTTCGGACAGCGGATTCGAGTTCTTATAGCTCCGGTCAGCAATTCCCAACGTgcggttgcatccaaccttggtaAGTATAAAGCTAGTTATGCCAGCTGCTTGTAGCTAGTTATCCCTTCCAATTTGATCCTACAAcatgaagatcgggccaccctcgggcATGAACTCGTTCAATGGTTTTGCACCTATATATCATCTGGGTTATAGCCTTCATTGACACCATAGGATCTGTTATCCAAGTTTATCTTGCTATCATTCCTTTAAATTGTGTGTTTTCATGATATATTTTCTGTCCTAGAAGTCCAAGGCCCCATAAAAAAATCCCAGCCTTGTTGGTGCTGAGATCTTATTGTTGCATATCTTCCATGTTCTTCATCTTTTagatctgcaccaagttcatctttgTAGTCACTTTCAGATTTGGTTGTTGTGCTttggaaaaagagagaaaaaagtggcaaaaagaagagaaagaaaagaagagGCAAAAAAAGTCAAGAGAGAAAACAAGTGTTGTCTAAGATCCAAAAGTTTCAGCTTGGTATAAAATTTTCAGAATCTTGTGTGTTGTGtgtttttcaatcttggtgcaaagtTCCAGCAGATCTATCCACATATTTTCTTGGCTTGCATCAACTTGATTTCAGCACAAGACCCCCTTTGTTTACCCCGCCGAGATCCACCAAAAACTGAAGCCGGTTCTTTGATCCCTGTCTGTCAATCGCTTTAACACATTCGAGGAAATCGCGATATAATGTGAACTCATAAGAACTTTAGTAAGAGGTGGGGTCGTGCAATACCATATATTTGCTTCTTTACTACTAG
Proteins encoded in this window:
- the LOC123183541 gene encoding uncharacterized protein, with amino-acid sequence MAAAALRLGGRTLLRRTQQLSDQRRRLFFSNTKLHAATPEEKKLLAFRQAEIDGKQEELYDMVFGLVSKYDLHLRDGRRYRLLLERLSVNVEPRPNDLYWRQRRRMELAKRFVLFVGAHTLCFSAVQGVYQVSKEVRVKRRNWVDDWDEWWHGNKTLSHHLNDWWNGR